A window from Streptomyces sp. NBC_00271 encodes these proteins:
- a CDS encoding condensation domain-containing protein: MSLSGQKPPGRLVPSAPTALPRGAGGSGDGGAERAVPPASGAEPPGTPLQEIVRDLFAEAIGVPRRTVHADSDFFRLGGHPAAAARLLARARRVLGAGLDDRTLHEAPTPARFAAAAGERPAAATGPAGAPAGAFDGEGSAVLPLRLRGALNAGALQEALGDVGHRHGALRNSRLGSAGTRLRALAAGDHLLELTLPADLVDLWSHTPLAAELALAYRARAAGRAPRWEGPVPEAAPRARAGDLAPTVPPGSRPAPADARVGRLALDWDAGLHQRLARLAAAQGATLFMVVHAALAALLTRLGAGPAITVAAPVPARDSAALRRAVGPYGRVLALSVDTSGDPAFTALLRRVRAADLAAYRAGTAALARPGGIALSVLADSGEAYEAAGLTVRAAPPLLPLRAAALGLILTERHTPAGAPAGIAVTAAYQYDAVGETAAAHLTGQLAALLEAALDAPAAALSRLNGGARPPLAPAGTGEHAARSPARRPAPAAVPVPVAG, translated from the coding sequence ATGTCACTCTCCGGTCAGAAGCCGCCCGGCCGCCTGGTCCCCTCCGCACCGACGGCGCTGCCGCGGGGCGCGGGCGGCAGCGGCGACGGCGGCGCCGAGCGCGCCGTGCCGCCCGCGTCCGGCGCCGAACCGCCCGGCACTCCCCTGCAGGAGATCGTCCGCGACCTGTTCGCCGAGGCGATCGGCGTGCCGCGGCGCACCGTCCACGCCGACTCCGACTTCTTCCGCCTCGGCGGGCACCCCGCGGCCGCGGCCCGGCTGCTGGCCCGGGCCCGCCGGGTGCTGGGCGCCGGCCTGGACGACCGCACCCTGCACGAGGCGCCCACCCCGGCCCGGTTCGCCGCGGCGGCCGGCGAACGGCCGGCCGCCGCCACCGGGCCCGCCGGGGCGCCCGCCGGGGCATTCGACGGGGAGGGCAGCGCGGTCCTGCCGCTGCGGCTGCGCGGGGCACTGAACGCAGGGGCGCTGCAGGAGGCGCTGGGAGATGTGGGGCACCGTCACGGGGCGCTGCGCAACAGCCGGCTGGGCTCGGCCGGCACCCGGCTGCGCGCCCTGGCCGCCGGGGACCACCTGCTGGAGCTCACCCTCCCGGCCGACCTGGTCGACCTGTGGTCGCACACCCCGCTGGCCGCCGAACTCGCCCTGGCCTACCGGGCACGGGCCGCGGGCCGGGCGCCGCGCTGGGAGGGCCCGGTGCCCGAGGCGGCGCCCCGGGCGCGGGCCGGCGACCTGGCGCCCACCGTGCCGCCGGGCAGCCGGCCCGCCCCGGCCGACGCCCGCGTCGGCCGCCTCGCCCTCGACTGGGATGCCGGCCTGCACCAGCGGCTGGCCCGGCTGGCCGCCGCGCAGGGCGCCACCCTGTTCATGGTGGTGCACGCCGCGCTCGCGGCCCTGCTCACCCGGCTCGGCGCGGGCCCCGCCATCACCGTGGCCGCGCCGGTGCCGGCCCGTGACAGTGCCGCCCTGCGCCGGGCCGTGGGCCCCTACGGGCGGGTACTGGCCCTGTCCGTGGACACCTCCGGCGACCCGGCCTTCACCGCGCTGCTGCGCCGGGTACGCGCCGCGGACCTCGCCGCCTACCGCGCCGGCACCGCGGCGCTGGCCCGGCCCGGCGGCATCGCGCTGAGCGTCCTGGCGGACAGCGGCGAGGCGTACGAGGCGGCCGGGCTCACCGTGCGGGCGGCCCCGCCCCTGCTCCCGCTGCGGGCCGCGGCCCTCGGCCTGATCCTGACCGAACGGCACACGCCGGCCGGCGCGCCCGCGGGCATCGCCGTCACCGCCGCCTACCAGTACGACGCCGTCGGCGAGACGGCCGCCGCCCACCTGACCGGGCAGCTGGCCGCCCTGCTCGAGGCCGCCCTCGACGCCCCCGCCGCCGCGCTGAGCCGGCTGAACGGCGGGGCCAGGCCGCCGCTCGCCCCGGCCGGGACCGGGGAACACGCCGCCCGCTCCCCCGCCCGCCGGCCCGCACCCGCGGCGGTGCCGGTGCCGGTGGCCGGGTGA
- a CDS encoding ABC transporter substrate-binding protein, whose protein sequence is MYTVDLAYVGRGLHEELVAHIADQQGYYADEGVHVALRDGCSWDEERLRHGATIGLGRALLSRLTDGIPWVALHVNTTRPLFWFLARPGPASLADLAGRRLAVHAPRTAPGCFTRIVLRRAGLDPDRDIHTVVRPPGDYGMDLRRLHDGSIDAALVGSTMAPEAIAAEHGWQVLAWVGDHFQIPTVGVAVDPTYIHPDDPAVRAVVRAHRRALRVIHGEPDTTVRHMQTFLGRHTADEVRAHYETFVAPYFTAGGEADLAVGAGAITAVATELGVPATITAAEFYRTAATAPD, encoded by the coding sequence ATGTACACGGTCGATCTCGCCTACGTCGGGCGGGGCCTGCACGAGGAACTGGTCGCCCACATCGCCGACCAGCAGGGCTACTACGCCGACGAGGGCGTCCACGTCGCACTGCGCGACGGCTGCTCCTGGGACGAGGAGCGGCTGCGCCACGGCGCCACCATCGGGCTCGGCCGGGCACTGCTGTCCCGGCTGACCGACGGCATCCCCTGGGTCGCACTCCACGTCAACACCACCCGCCCGCTGTTCTGGTTCCTAGCCCGCCCCGGCCCGGCCTCGCTGGCCGACCTGGCCGGCCGGCGGCTGGCGGTACACGCCCCCCGCACCGCACCCGGGTGCTTCACCCGGATCGTGCTGCGCCGGGCCGGCCTCGACCCGGACCGCGACATCCACACCGTCGTCCGCCCGCCCGGCGACTACGGCATGGACCTGCGCCGGCTGCACGACGGCAGCATCGACGCCGCTCTGGTGGGCAGCACCATGGCACCGGAGGCGATAGCCGCCGAGCACGGCTGGCAGGTACTGGCCTGGGTCGGCGACCACTTCCAGATCCCCACCGTGGGCGTGGCCGTCGACCCCACCTACATCCACCCGGACGACCCCGCGGTCCGGGCCGTCGTACGAGCCCACCGGCGCGCCCTGCGGGTGATCCACGGCGAACCCGACACCACGGTGCGGCACATGCAGACATTCCTCGGCCGGCACACCGCGGACGAGGTCCGGGCCCACTACGAGACGTTCGTCGCGCCGTATTTCACCGCCGGCGGCGAGGCCGACCTCGCCGTCGGGGCCGGCGCGATCACCGCGGTCGCCACCGAACTCGGCGTCCCCGCCACCATCACCGCGGCCGAGTTCTACCGCACCGCAGCCACCGCACCCGACTAG
- a CDS encoding SDR family NAD(P)-dependent oxidoreductase yields MTGTNGRVALVTGASSGIGAATARLLAARGMRVVVNYLRSGTAAGEIVAGIEAAGGQAMAVQADVREEAAVENMVGQVQAAWGGVHVLVHNALIPYAVKSFQDMTWEELGGKLDAEMHAAFAVTKAVLPAMTEQGWGRIIYIGTGLSRRPREHMIALGTSKAALEQFARYLAQELGPQGITVNIVAPGPVEDTRMAHMTDVFDNEHKQRQVAATPLGRLAHPDDVAQAVAFYAGEDNAFMTGTTAAVNGGMSMY; encoded by the coding sequence GTGACCGGGACAAACGGCAGGGTGGCCTTGGTGACAGGGGCCAGCAGCGGAATCGGCGCGGCCACCGCACGCCTTCTGGCCGCCCGGGGGATGCGCGTGGTGGTCAACTACCTCCGCAGCGGCACGGCGGCCGGGGAGATCGTGGCCGGCATCGAGGCCGCGGGCGGCCAGGCCATGGCCGTACAGGCCGACGTGCGCGAGGAGGCGGCCGTCGAGAACATGGTCGGGCAGGTCCAGGCGGCATGGGGCGGCGTCCACGTGCTCGTGCACAACGCGCTCATCCCGTATGCGGTCAAGTCGTTCCAGGACATGACGTGGGAAGAACTGGGCGGCAAGCTCGACGCCGAGATGCATGCGGCGTTCGCGGTCACCAAAGCCGTCCTGCCCGCCATGACCGAACAGGGCTGGGGACGCATCATCTACATCGGCACCGGCCTCAGCCGCCGGCCCCGGGAGCACATGATCGCGCTGGGCACCTCCAAGGCCGCACTGGAGCAGTTCGCCCGCTACCTCGCCCAGGAACTGGGCCCGCAGGGCATCACGGTCAACATCGTCGCGCCCGGCCCGGTGGAGGACACCCGCATGGCCCACATGACGGACGTGTTCGACAACGAGCACAAGCAGCGGCAGGTCGCCGCCACCCCCCTGGGCCGCCTGGCACACCCGGACGACGTCGCCCAGGCGGTCGCCTTCTACGCCGGCGAGGACAACGCCTTCATGACCGGCACCACGGCCGCGGTCAACGGCGGCATGTCCATGTACTGA
- a CDS encoding TetR/AcrR family transcriptional regulator, with translation METESVSRVSGTGGQRADVIVEAAGRLFLAPGSARASMDDLARELGMSKKTIYRHFPDKRSLLAAVLDRQFTAVERTLAAAQDAQGQPFGVRVQRFLIAAGSELGRIGAVQLATGRGDAVLRQYVEQRVDAVVYRRLDELLRDGHRQGLLSAPPELLSEITRGALERLLTSQLPRELDRTAADLLRAGVDTVLYGAIRPAHPGHSGIGEEQLRAVMPRARDEEQEVGP, from the coding sequence ATGGAAACCGAATCAGTTTCCCGAGTTTCCGGGACGGGCGGGCAGCGTGCCGACGTGATCGTGGAGGCGGCCGGCCGGCTGTTCCTCGCGCCGGGCTCCGCGCGGGCGAGCATGGACGATCTCGCCCGTGAGCTCGGGATGAGCAAGAAGACGATCTACCGCCATTTCCCGGACAAGCGCAGCCTGCTGGCCGCGGTGCTGGACCGGCAGTTCACGGCGGTGGAACGCACGCTGGCGGCGGCCCAGGACGCGCAAGGGCAGCCGTTCGGCGTGCGGGTCCAGCGGTTCCTGATCGCGGCGGGCAGCGAGCTCGGGCGGATCGGCGCGGTCCAGCTTGCGACGGGACGAGGCGATGCGGTGCTGCGCCAGTACGTGGAGCAGCGCGTGGACGCGGTGGTCTACCGGCGGCTGGACGAACTGCTGCGGGACGGGCACCGGCAGGGACTGCTGTCGGCACCGCCGGAGCTGCTGAGTGAGATCACCCGCGGCGCGCTGGAGCGGCTGCTCACCTCGCAGCTGCCGCGCGAACTCGACCGGACCGCGGCCGATCTGCTGCGGGCGGGCGTCGACACCGTGCTCTACGGGGCGATCCGCCCGGCACACCCCGGACACTCCGGCATCGGCGAGGAACAACTGCGCGCGGTCATGCCGAGAGCCCGCGACGAGGAGCAGGAGGTGGGCCCGTGA
- a CDS encoding RNA-guided endonuclease InsQ/TnpB family protein produces the protein MTTPREADGAGRARYTYRLRVSSSARTALEAEWARCRWIWNECVAKSKAVHLHNRTTGEKRTCGPAQLDKMLTGARERTSWLREGSSVPQQQLIRDFGRSRAKAHKDIRERLPQRQRAGMPGWKKKREALPTLNYTRRGFRLKDDRLHVAGGIVLRVVWSRSLPGEPSSVRVYQDSVGHWYASFVVRAEVQPLPETGRVLGVDWGVKETATTTSNAHDLPHAQHGRKAQARLTRYDRMMARRRPKKGQAASKGYREAKKWRAKTYAKIARQRQDTGRKWAKKVVTDHDAIAVEDFRSKFLARSSMARKAADAAIGATKKALIEMGRKHGRDIRLVHPAHTTMDCASCGARTKHALPLSERTYTCTACGAVSPRDKNSARVMLVRAGLDPAGAEGVRPPGALLPEAA, from the coding sequence ATGACGACGCCAAGGGAAGCCGACGGGGCCGGGCGCGCCCGGTACACCTACCGGCTTCGCGTGTCGTCGAGTGCCCGTACCGCGCTGGAGGCGGAGTGGGCACGGTGCCGGTGGATCTGGAACGAGTGCGTCGCCAAGTCCAAGGCGGTCCACCTGCACAACAGGACCACGGGAGAGAAGCGGACCTGTGGCCCGGCGCAGCTCGACAAGATGCTGACCGGGGCGCGGGAGCGTACGTCGTGGCTGCGTGAGGGCAGCTCGGTTCCTCAGCAGCAGCTGATCCGGGACTTCGGCAGGTCCCGCGCGAAGGCGCACAAGGACATCCGGGAACGCCTGCCTCAGCGGCAGCGGGCCGGTATGCCGGGGTGGAAGAAGAAGCGCGAGGCGTTGCCGACGCTGAACTACACCCGGCGCGGGTTCCGGCTGAAGGACGACCGCCTGCATGTGGCGGGTGGGATCGTGCTGAGGGTGGTGTGGTCGCGCAGCCTGCCGGGCGAACCCTCCTCGGTGCGCGTGTACCAAGACAGCGTCGGGCACTGGTACGCATCGTTCGTCGTCCGAGCCGAAGTGCAGCCGCTGCCGGAGACCGGCCGGGTGCTCGGCGTGGACTGGGGCGTGAAGGAGACCGCGACCACCACCTCCAACGCCCACGACCTGCCGCACGCCCAGCACGGCCGCAAGGCGCAGGCCCGGCTGACGCGTTACGACCGGATGATGGCCCGCCGCCGGCCGAAGAAGGGGCAGGCCGCCTCGAAGGGCTACCGCGAGGCGAAGAAGTGGCGGGCGAAGACCTACGCGAAGATCGCCCGGCAGCGGCAGGACACCGGCCGCAAGTGGGCGAAGAAGGTCGTGACCGACCACGACGCCATCGCCGTCGAGGACTTCAGGTCGAAGTTCCTCGCCAGGTCCTCGATGGCGCGCAAGGCGGCGGACGCCGCGATCGGCGCCACGAAGAAGGCCCTGATCGAGATGGGCCGCAAGCACGGACGGGACATCCGTCTCGTGCATCCCGCGCACACCACCATGGACTGCGCATCGTGCGGAGCGAGAACCAAGCACGCACTGCCGTTGTCCGAGCGCACCTACACCTGCACCGCATGCGGAGCCGTCTCCCCCAGAGACAAGAACTCCGCCCGCGTGATGCTCGTCCGGGCAGGTCTGGACCCGGCTGGTGCCGAGGGCGTAAGACCACCGGGAGCGCTGCTCCCAGAGGCAGCCTGA
- a CDS encoding Arc family DNA-binding protein, which translates to MIRFSLRIPADLHEQVTARAAADRRSLNSEILHLLEAALTAPRPDAGSPSGDPASPAPLRGKPDSSPA; encoded by the coding sequence ATGATTCGTTTCTCACTCCGGATCCCGGCAGACCTGCACGAACAGGTGACCGCCCGCGCCGCTGCGGACCGGCGGTCCCTCAACTCCGAGATCCTGCACCTCCTGGAGGCCGCCCTCACCGCTCCCCGGCCGGACGCCGGATCGCCCAGCGGCGATCCGGCTTCCCCTGCCCCGCTCCGCGGGAAACCGGATTCCTCCCCGGCCTGA
- a CDS encoding DUF2871 domain-containing protein: MRKSYYAAHVYMILGVVSGLYYREFTKANDFTGDTQLALMHTHLLALGMMGFLIVLALDKQFALSGTKLFTYFFWFYNAGIAITVAMMFVHGTETVLGDHVPEAVPLTAGLGHILLTVGLILLFVLLGKRLNESAGAGPAEPEQEKETAKSPV, encoded by the coding sequence ATGCGGAAGTCGTACTACGCGGCACACGTCTACATGATCCTGGGAGTGGTCTCCGGGCTGTATTACCGGGAGTTCACCAAAGCCAACGATTTCACCGGCGACACCCAGCTGGCGCTCATGCACACCCATCTGCTCGCGCTGGGCATGATGGGTTTCCTCATCGTCCTCGCCCTGGACAAGCAGTTCGCCCTGTCCGGGACGAAACTGTTCACGTACTTCTTCTGGTTCTACAACGCGGGCATCGCGATCACCGTCGCCATGATGTTCGTCCACGGCACCGAGACCGTGCTCGGCGACCATGTCCCCGAGGCGGTACCGCTGACCGCGGGCCTCGGGCACATCCTGCTCACGGTGGGACTCATCCTGCTGTTCGTACTGCTCGGCAAGCGGCTGAACGAGTCCGCCGGGGCGGGCCCTGCCGAGCCGGAGCAGGAGAAGGAGACGGCCAAGAGCCCCGTCTGA
- a CDS encoding TetR/AcrR family transcriptional regulator — protein sequence MTPRERRLREQAQRHRLILTTAREMAESEGWDYVTTRRLADRIEYSQPVLYQHFKNKDAIVHAVALEGFAELAAALRTAREEAGDPQEALGAVARAYADFAERGPVLYEAMLTLDPGEDTGEDTTGAAGTPAPLAEVLAEIQQAVEPVAAGRDSGLLAEVLWSAWHGQAALTRAGRLRPDPARQRLAALTDALLGTAAQPV from the coding sequence ATGACGCCCCGAGAGCGACGCCTTCGCGAGCAGGCCCAGCGCCACCGGCTGATCCTCACCACAGCCCGCGAGATGGCCGAGTCCGAAGGCTGGGACTACGTCACCACGCGGCGCCTGGCGGACCGCATCGAATACAGCCAGCCGGTGCTCTACCAGCACTTCAAGAACAAGGACGCCATCGTCCACGCGGTCGCCCTGGAAGGCTTCGCCGAACTCGCCGCCGCACTGCGCACCGCCCGCGAGGAAGCCGGTGACCCGCAGGAGGCACTGGGCGCGGTCGCCCGCGCCTACGCCGACTTCGCCGAGCGCGGACCGGTCCTCTACGAGGCCATGCTCACCCTCGACCCGGGCGAGGACACCGGCGAGGACACCACCGGGGCGGCCGGCACGCCGGCGCCGCTCGCGGAGGTCCTCGCCGAGATCCAGCAGGCCGTCGAGCCCGTCGCGGCCGGCCGCGACAGCGGGCTGCTCGCGGAGGTCCTGTGGAGCGCCTGGCACGGCCAGGCCGCCCTCACCCGGGCGGGCCGCCTGCGCCCGGATCCGGCGCGGCAGCGGCTGGCCGCCCTGACCGACGCGCTGCTGGGCACGGCGGCCCAGCCCGTCTGA
- a CDS encoding condensation domain-containing protein → MLSPTPLEELLDLAADVIGRDRRTLPAGAAGSPFITLGGGLAQAVRLQARAGRQLGLAVDLAQLLGPAPLADVLARAVPVPAAVPGPPSGAGAVRALLPGQRAALAAERAAGAGAVCRVLSAELAGPLDAGALRRVLAALGARHEGLRTVFADAPHGPVRRVLAACTPPLVTLEAAGAGGGGDPVAAVHEYLAARARQLVGRPGRPPLVFALSRLAGGAHLLSFVYHDAVADSWSAALLWQELLADYDRAVHRRPLVRGLRPGPDTAGRATVAARPGGLRAAAERAERLRGFPAAVDLAEGAPRPAVFDVRGERLHVGLDVRLRDAADATARRAGVPHGTVLLAAWALAVGRRAGLERLLVGCEVPRRATAALLGTLAPCSATVPVGCELEGGVDYFLRGVACAFSEALGCADLDSAELARELGVRPDRSRPVLTPVTFAARDELLPARAWAGDLSARFHHGHAGAVTADAALTVLRWREDPLLRLEFAPAVLSRTRAVRLAGELRTTLAALTAASPHTPVEDLLPAPAGARGLALPLP, encoded by the coding sequence ATGCTGAGCCCGACTCCCCTGGAGGAGCTGCTCGACCTGGCCGCGGACGTCATCGGCCGCGACCGGCGCACCCTGCCGGCCGGGGCCGCGGGTTCTCCCTTCATCACGCTGGGCGGCGGCCTCGCGCAGGCCGTGCGGCTGCAGGCGCGTGCCGGCCGGCAGCTGGGCCTGGCCGTGGACCTGGCGCAGCTGCTGGGTCCCGCCCCGCTGGCGGACGTACTGGCGCGGGCCGTGCCCGTCCCGGCCGCGGTGCCCGGACCGCCCTCAGGCGCGGGCGCGGTGCGGGCGTTGCTGCCCGGGCAGCGGGCGGCGCTGGCCGCCGAGCGGGCGGCGGGGGCCGGTGCGGTGTGCCGGGTACTCAGTGCCGAGCTGGCCGGGCCGCTCGACGCGGGCGCGCTGCGCCGTGTGCTCGCCGCTCTCGGTGCGCGGCACGAGGGCCTGCGGACCGTGTTCGCGGATGCGCCGCACGGCCCGGTGCGGCGGGTTCTCGCCGCCTGCACCCCGCCGCTGGTCACTCTGGAGGCGGCGGGAGCGGGCGGGGGCGGGGACCCGGTGGCGGCGGTGCACGAGTATCTGGCCGCGCGGGCACGGCAGTTGGTCGGCCGGCCGGGCCGGCCGCCGCTCGTCTTCGCCCTGAGCCGTCTGGCCGGGGGTGCGCATCTGCTGTCGTTCGTGTACCACGACGCGGTGGCCGACAGCTGGTCGGCGGCGCTGCTGTGGCAGGAACTGCTCGCCGACTACGACCGTGCCGTGCACCGGCGCCCGCTGGTGCGGGGGTTGCGTCCCGGGCCGGATACGGCGGGGCGCGCCACGGTGGCCGCCCGGCCGGGCGGGCTGCGGGCGGCGGCCGAGCGGGCCGAGCGGCTGCGCGGCTTTCCCGCCGCCGTGGACCTGGCGGAGGGTGCGCCGCGGCCCGCCGTGTTCGATGTCCGCGGCGAGCGGCTGCACGTCGGCCTCGACGTGCGGCTGCGGGACGCGGCCGATGCGACGGCCCGGCGGGCCGGGGTGCCGCACGGCACGGTGCTGCTGGCGGCGTGGGCGCTGGCCGTGGGCCGGCGTGCGGGCCTGGAGCGGCTGCTGGTGGGCTGCGAGGTGCCGCGCCGTGCCACGGCGGCGCTGCTGGGCACCCTCGCGCCGTGCTCGGCGACGGTGCCGGTGGGCTGTGAACTGGAGGGCGGCGTCGACTACTTCCTGCGCGGGGTCGCCTGCGCGTTCAGCGAGGCCCTCGGCTGCGCGGACCTCGACAGCGCCGAGCTGGCGCGCGAGCTCGGGGTGCGCCCGGACCGTTCCCGGCCCGTCCTGACACCGGTGACGTTCGCGGCCCGCGACGAGCTGCTGCCCGCCCGCGCGTGGGCGGGCGACTTGAGCGCGCGTTTCCACCACGGGCACGCGGGCGCCGTCACCGCAGACGCCGCCCTGACCGTGCTGCGCTGGCGCGAAGACCCGCTGCTGCGCCTGGAGTTCGCCCCCGCGGTGCTCTCCCGCACGCGGGCCGTGCGGCTGGCCGGCGAGCTGCGCACCACGCTGGCCGCGCTGACGGCGGCGTCCCCGCACACCCCGGTCGAGGACCTGCTGCCCGCCCCGGCCGGCGCGCGCGGCCTTGCCCTGCCGCTGCCCTAG
- a CDS encoding glycosyltransferase, with product MRILFASAGNFGHVYPLLPLAKAARAAGHEVAFATGEQLHPALRAAGLEPVAAGRSVPEAFMEAVRTSAGLEHGEGDGDLGAQDVPPEVLADLHVKVFGSVLPRWVAADLAPVLAGGSFDLVVYEALNPGAAFAAHLAGVPAVAHGVGVMAMGPEEARIQEELLATAADLGVHVPGGQLLALARTYIDICPPSLQDRGFLAAPLPRIEQRPVAYGEPGELPAAIRDADGPFVYLTLGTALGSVDVLRTVIEGLLPLEMPVLVATGPVVDVADLGELPERVVAAAWVAQPEALKRAALVVQHGGAGTTLAALAAGLPQLILPQGADGPANAAAVRDAGAGELVHAADLTAGAVTAQARRILGDETYRDAARKVATEIASMPAPTETATRLPQFTP from the coding sequence ATGAGAATCCTCTTTGCCAGCGCGGGCAACTTCGGGCACGTGTATCCCCTGCTTCCCTTGGCGAAGGCCGCGCGCGCCGCGGGCCACGAGGTCGCTTTCGCCACCGGCGAGCAGCTGCACCCGGCCCTGCGGGCGGCCGGCCTTGAGCCGGTGGCGGCGGGCCGCTCGGTTCCCGAGGCGTTCATGGAAGCAGTACGCACCAGTGCCGGCCTCGAACACGGCGAGGGCGACGGCGACCTGGGCGCCCAGGACGTGCCGCCCGAGGTACTGGCCGACCTGCATGTGAAGGTGTTCGGCTCGGTGCTGCCCCGCTGGGTGGCCGCCGACCTCGCCCCCGTCCTGGCCGGCGGGAGCTTCGACCTCGTCGTCTACGAGGCGCTCAACCCCGGCGCCGCCTTCGCCGCGCACCTGGCGGGCGTGCCCGCCGTCGCGCACGGCGTGGGCGTGATGGCGATGGGCCCCGAGGAGGCCCGCATCCAGGAGGAACTGCTGGCCACCGCCGCCGACCTGGGCGTGCACGTGCCCGGCGGCCAGCTGCTGGCCCTGGCCCGCACCTACATCGACATCTGCCCGCCCTCCCTGCAGGACCGCGGCTTCCTGGCCGCCCCGCTGCCCCGTATCGAGCAGCGCCCCGTCGCCTACGGCGAGCCGGGCGAACTGCCCGCGGCCATCCGGGACGCGGACGGCCCCTTCGTCTACCTGACCCTGGGCACCGCACTGGGCTCGGTGGACGTCCTGCGCACGGTCATCGAGGGGCTGCTGCCGCTCGAGATGCCGGTCCTGGTGGCCACCGGCCCGGTGGTGGACGTCGCCGACCTGGGCGAACTGCCCGAGCGGGTGGTGGCGGCCGCGTGGGTGGCCCAGCCCGAGGCACTGAAGCGGGCGGCACTGGTCGTCCAGCACGGCGGCGCCGGCACCACCCTGGCTGCACTCGCGGCCGGACTGCCCCAGCTGATCCTCCCGCAGGGCGCCGACGGACCCGCCAACGCCGCCGCCGTACGCGACGCGGGCGCGGGCGAGCTGGTCCACGCCGCCGACCTGACGGCCGGCGCGGTCACCGCACAGGCCCGCCGCATCCTGGGCGACGAGACCTACCGCGACGCGGCCCGCAAGGTCGCCACCGAGATCGCCTCCATGCCCGCTCCCACCGAAACCGCCACCCGCCTCCCACAGTTCACACCCTGA
- a CDS encoding NDP-hexose 2,3-dehydratase family protein, giving the protein MTITQAVPPGALTPPGRRFTLSAQTLDSPVTPNPVFREWFAEQRRTNRYEVRRIPFRDLVGWRFSDSTGNLVHDSGRFFSVEGLQVRAEWEGHAASWSQPIINQPEIGILGIVVKEFDGVLHCLMQAKMEPGNLETVQLSPTVQATRSNYTGVHQGARVNYIEYFAPPRTGSRVLFDSLQSEQGSWFLRKRNRNMVVEALGPVPAHEDFVWLTLGQIHQLLRESNVVNMDARTVLSLIPSYADEGPPLHSMEHLLNRLTEIKAHRELVQTSMPLAAVQNWRRTEDAIAHDSGHHFTVIAASVAAANREVTRWTQPLLAPAEQGLSAFLVRRIGGVPHLLAHARSEAGVLDVAELGPTVQCQPGRALTLPLPRRPRYLDLVLRADPGTLLYDTVQSEEGGRFHHAGNRYVLMEVGGEFPVDVPGDFLWVTAGQLSDLLRHSNYLNIEARTLLSALRAAWARGGAYAR; this is encoded by the coding sequence ATGACCATCACCCAGGCGGTGCCCCCGGGCGCCCTCACCCCTCCGGGGCGGCGCTTCACGCTGTCGGCCCAGACCCTGGACAGCCCGGTGACGCCCAATCCGGTCTTCCGCGAATGGTTCGCCGAACAGCGCCGCACCAACCGCTACGAGGTGCGGCGCATCCCCTTCCGCGACCTGGTCGGCTGGCGCTTCTCGGACTCCACCGGCAACCTCGTGCACGACAGCGGCCGGTTCTTCTCCGTGGAGGGCCTGCAGGTGCGCGCCGAGTGGGAGGGGCACGCCGCGTCCTGGTCGCAGCCGATCATCAACCAGCCCGAGATCGGCATCCTGGGCATCGTCGTCAAGGAGTTCGACGGCGTCCTGCACTGCCTGATGCAGGCCAAGATGGAACCCGGCAACCTCGAGACCGTCCAGCTGTCCCCCACCGTGCAGGCCACCCGCAGCAACTACACCGGCGTGCACCAGGGCGCCCGGGTGAACTACATCGAGTACTTCGCCCCGCCGCGGACCGGCTCCCGGGTGCTGTTCGACTCCCTGCAGTCCGAACAGGGCTCCTGGTTCCTGCGCAAACGCAACCGGAACATGGTGGTCGAGGCCCTCGGCCCCGTCCCCGCGCACGAGGACTTCGTCTGGCTGACCCTCGGCCAGATCCACCAGCTGCTGCGCGAGTCGAACGTGGTCAACATGGACGCCCGCACCGTGCTGTCGCTGATCCCCTCGTACGCCGACGAAGGACCCCCGCTGCACAGCATGGAGCACCTCCTCAACCGGCTCACCGAGATCAAGGCCCACCGCGAGCTCGTGCAGACCAGCATGCCGCTGGCCGCCGTGCAGAACTGGCGGCGCACCGAGGACGCCATCGCCCACGACAGCGGCCACCACTTCACCGTCATCGCCGCGTCCGTGGCCGCCGCCAACCGCGAGGTCACCCGCTGGACCCAGCCCCTGCTCGCGCCAGCCGAACAGGGCCTGTCGGCGTTCCTGGTGCGCCGCATCGGCGGCGTGCCGCACCTGCTCGCCCACGCCCGCTCCGAGGCCGGCGTCCTGGACGTGGCCGAACTCGGCCCCACCGTGCAGTGCCAGCCCGGCCGCGCCCTGACCCTGCCGCTCCCCCGCCGGCCCCGCTACCTCGACCTCGTCCTGCGCGCCGACCCCGGCACGCTGCTGTACGACACCGTGCAGTCCGAGGAGGGCGGCCGCTTCCACCACGCCGGCAACCGCTACGTCCTGATGGAAGTGGGCGGCGAGTTCCCCGTCGACGTACCCGGAGACTTCCTGTGGGTGACCGCCGGCCAGCTGTCCGACCTGCTGCGGCACAGCAACTACCTCAACATCGAGGCCCGGACCCTGCTGAGCGCACTGCGCGCAGCCTGGGCCCGCGGCGGGGCGTACGCCAGGTGA